Proteins encoded within one genomic window of Brassica rapa cultivar Chiifu-401-42 chromosome A09, CAAS_Brap_v3.01, whole genome shotgun sequence:
- the LOC103843023 gene encoding PLASMODESMATA CALLOSE-BINDING PROTEIN 1-like isoform X6, translating into MRMFLALFLLLALTTSSNATYCLCKDGTEDNALQASIDYVCGKLDCNPILDKGACYQPNTIKSHCDWAVNSYFQNVAQAPGSCDFSGTATTSQNPSPYLVTGCVYPSSASSPGSLPSTTPPPGTKQTNGTVTPTNGASVYQH; encoded by the exons ATGAGAATGTTTCTAgctctcttccttctcttggCCTTGACCACATCTTCAA aTGCAACTTACTGCCTCTGCAAAGATGGGACAGAAGACAACGCACTTCAAGCATCAATAGACTATGTTTGTGGAAAATTAGATTGCAACCCAATTCTTGACAAGGGTGCTTGTTATCAACCAAACACCATCAAAAGCCACTGTGATTGGGCTGTTAACAGCTACTTCCAGAATGTAGCTCAAGCCCCTGGAAGCTGCGACTTCTCTGGAACTGCCACTACCAGTCAAAACCCATCTCCAT ATTTGGTTACCGGATGTGTCTATCCTTCAAGCGCTAG CTCTCCAGGGTCGCTTCCTTCAACTACACCACCACCGGGAACAAAGCAGACAAACGGAACCGTTACTCCAACCAACGGTGCTTCTGTTTATCAACACTAG
- the LOC103843028 gene encoding uncharacterized protein LOC103843028: MLRRAFYKRARDEIAFCHRLLHVPSNEPEPDSKVISQNETKDWQDLRKNRLTASNFSRAIGFWPEGRRELWLEKVGVAKQFSGNEATFWDADNETEALERYKLLTGNEVIARPGFVVYNKNGEETNWLGASPDGLIKGTSSTSVVEVKCPFYKGGGGDDGEKPRGAYPWKKVPYHCIPQLQGLMEIVDTEWLDLYCWTRNGSSLFRVWRDNAFWEEMRPALVEFWEKHVVPAREIYNDVDIKDPHVKLREFSPKRRHGDCKKIMRRAEVLSESCNRLFYEIDGNLVD, translated from the exons ATGCTTCGTCGTGCCTTTTACAAGCGCGCACG TGATGAGATAGCTTTCTGTCATCGCTTGTTACACGTTCCGTCTAACGAACCAGAACCTGACTCCAAGGTAATATCTCAAAACGAGACCAAAGACTGGCAAGATCTGAGGAAGAACAGGCTAACAGCTAGCAACTTCTCACGCGCCATCGGGTTCTGGCCCGAAGGTAGACGCGAGCTTTGGTTAGAGAAAGTCGGCGTAGCCAAACAGTTCTCCGGAAACGAAGCCACGTTCTGGGACGCTGATAACGAAACCGAAGCACTCGAGAGATATAAACTGTTAACAGGGAACGAAGTCATCGCTAGACCTGGATTCGTAGTCTATAACAAGAACGGCGAAGAGACAAACTGGCTAGGAGCTTCACCTGATGGTTTGATCAAAGGAACGAGTTCAACTTCTGTTGTAGAAGTTAAGTGTCCGTTTTACAAAGGTGGGGGTGGTGATGATGGGGAGAAGCCGAGAGGAGCGTATCCGTGGAAGAAGGTTCCTTATCATTGTATTCCGCAGCTTCAGGGTTTGATGGAGATTGTGGATACGGAGTGGTTGGATCTTTACTGCTGGACTCGTAACGGGAGCAGTCTGTTTAGAGTTTGGAGAGACAACGCGTTTTGGGAGGAGATGAGGCCGGCGCTCGTTGAGTTTTGGGAGAAGCATGTGGTGCCTGCGAGGGAGATATACAATGACGTGGATATCAAGGATCCTCATGTGAAGCTGAGAGAGTTTAGCCCTAAGCGAAGGCATGGAGACTGCAAGAAGATTATGCGTAGAGCTGAGGTGCTTAGTGAGAGCTGTAACCGTTTGTTCTATGAAATCGATGGGAATCTTGtagattga
- the LOC103843023 gene encoding PLASMODESMATA CALLOSE-BINDING PROTEIN 1-like isoform X5, translated as MRMFLALLLLLALRPLTTSSNATYCLCKDGTEDNALQASIDYVCGKLDCNPIRDKGACYQPDTIKSHCDWAVNSYFQSQAQAPGSCVFTGTATTSQNPPSNLVTGCVYPSSPSSPGCSPSTNGASSLVISPAFAICLSTLAFLM; from the exons ATGAGAATGTTTCTAGCTCTCTTGCTTCTCTTGGCCTTGAGGCCCTTGACCACATCTTCAA aTGCAACTTACTGTCTCTGCAAAGATGGGACAGAAGACAACGCACTTCAAGCATCAATAGACTATGTTTGTGGAAAATTAGATTGCAACCCAATCCGTGACAAGGGTGCTTGTTATCAACCAGACACCATCAAAAGCCATTGTGATTGGGCTGTTAACAGCTACTTCCAGAGTCAAGCTCAAGCCCCTGGAAGCTGCGTATTCACTGGAACTGCCACTACCAGTCAAAACCCACCTTCAA ATTTGGTTACCGGATGTGTCTATCCTTCAAGCCCTAG CTCTCCAGGGTGTTCTCCTTCAACCAACGGTGCTTCCAGTTTGGTCATTTCCCCTGCTTTCGCAATCTGTTTATCAACACTAGCGTTTCTGATGTAA
- the LOC103843019 gene encoding uncharacterized protein LOC103843019 gives MGLKRTFEAEDVQELNMKDAKEISYCNKLAKLDDGVPYHVSLEKSGVVIGEDLSGLYGFEWEDNVEKGLDTNAPFSWITSEEDATTQSTLSHESPESDVLWRPVSPADDVDWCENSPRKQVPIGSDYQADIPECVKEEVSEEQVMGKCVIPMPDRETDFFEIGKGRKECVCVDKGSIRCVQQHIMENREGLFETVGYEKCLSIGLGEMGEEVAGKLTEDEEDLFHEVVYSNPVSLDRDFWKQLKSAFPTRTMKEIVSYYFNVFILRRRAVQNRSRSLDIDSDDDEWQVEYDNTFYGSQTQDERTGISLSGDEEEEVNVEEDSCTSDDFLQSNVNREESDVGKHWRHCSDLLEDQSYSFDPCWSKNIDLLPTSNILDEIFGQQDPWDDFSRGRK, from the exons ATGGGTTTAAAGCGCACTTTTGAAGCTGAGGATGTGCAAGAGCTCAACATGAAGGATGCAAAAGAGATTAGTTATTGCAATAAGCTGGCCAAACTAGATGATGGAGTTCCATATCATGTTTCATTGGAGAAGTCAGGTGTTGTCATAG GAGAGGATCTAAGTGGTCTCTACGGGTTTGAATGGGAAGATAATGTTGAGAAGGGGTTAGATACCAACGCACCTTTCTCTTGGATCACATCTGAGGAGGATGCTACGACTCAGTCAACCCTTTCTCACGAATCTCCCGAGTCAGATGTCCTCTGGAGACCAGTGTCTCCAGCAGACGATGTTGATTGGTGTGAGAATTCTCCTAGAAAACAAGTTCCAATCGGGTCCGATTACCAGGCTGATATTCCTGAATGCGTCAAGGAAGAAGTCAGTGAAGAACAAGTGATGGGGAAGTGCGTCATTCCAATGCCTGACCGTGAAACCGACTTCTTCGAAATCGGTAAAGGAAGAAAGGAATGCGTTTGCGTGGATAAAGGCTCCATCAGATGCGTGCAGCAACACATAATGGAAAACAGAGAAGGCTTGTTTGAAACTGTCGGATACGAAAAATGTCTGAGCATAGGTCTCGGTGAAATGGGTGAGGAAGTCGCTGGTAAACTAACTGAAGACGAGGAAGACCTGTTTCACGAGGTTGTTTACTCCAACCCTGTTTCACTTGACCGTGATTTCTGGAAACAACTAAAGTCTGCGTTTCCTACACGGACCATGAAGGAGATTGTGAGCTATTATTTCAACGTCTTCATTCTTCGAAGACGAGCTGTTCAGAATCGTTCTAGAAGCCTGGACATTGATAGCGACGATGACGAGTGGCAAGTGGAGTATGATAACACGTTTTATGGCTCTCAAACTCAAGATGAGAGAACCGGAATAAGCTTATCaggagatgaagaggaagaggtgaATGTTGAAGAAGATTCGTGCACGTCCGATGACTTCCTCCAGTCCAATGTAAACAGAGAAGAATCCGATGTTGGGAAGCACTGGCGCCACTGCAGTGATTTGTTGGAAGATCAGTCATATTCATTTGATCCTTGTTGGAGTAAGAACATTGATCTTCTTCCAACTTCCAACATCCTCGACGAGATCTTTGGTCAACAAGACCCATGGGATGATTTCTCTAGGGGAAGAAAGTAA
- the LOC103843023 gene encoding PLASMODESMATA CALLOSE-BINDING PROTEIN 1-like isoform X4 has protein sequence MRMFLALLLLLALRPLTTSSNATYCLCKDGTEDNALQASIDYVCGKLDCNPIRDKGACYQPDTIKSHCDWAVNSYFQSQAQAPGSCVFTGTATTSQNPPSNLVTGCVYPSSPSSPGSLPSTTPPPGTKQTNGTVTPTNGASVYQH, from the exons ATGAGAATGTTTCTAGCTCTCTTGCTTCTCTTGGCCTTGAGGCCCTTGACCACATCTTCAA aTGCAACTTACTGTCTCTGCAAAGATGGGACAGAAGACAACGCACTTCAAGCATCAATAGACTATGTTTGTGGAAAATTAGATTGCAACCCAATCCGTGACAAGGGTGCTTGTTATCAACCAGACACCATCAAAAGCCATTGTGATTGGGCTGTTAACAGCTACTTCCAGAGTCAAGCTCAAGCCCCTGGAAGCTGCGTATTCACTGGAACTGCCACTACCAGTCAAAACCCACCTTCAA ATTTGGTTACCGGATGTGTCTATCCTTCAAGCCCTAG CTCTCCAGGGTCGCTTCCTTCAACTACACCACCACCGGGAACAAAGCAGACAAACGGAACCGTTACTCCAACCAACGGTGCTTCTGTTTATCAACACTAG
- the LOC103843023 gene encoding PLASMODESMATA CALLOSE-BINDING PROTEIN 1-like isoform X2, whose amino-acid sequence MRMFLALFLLLALTTSSNATYCLCKDGTEDNALQASIDYVCGKLDCNPILDKGACYQPNTIKSHCDWAVNSYFQNVAQAPGSCDFSGTATTSQNPSPYLVTGCVYPSSASSAGSPPSTTPPTGTTPTTNGTGGFTPFPGTPPAFGPTGTGGFTPSKAASSLVISSVFTLCFSSLAFLM is encoded by the exons ATGAGAATGTTTCTAgctctcttccttctcttggCCTTGACCACATCTTCAA aTGCAACTTACTGCCTCTGCAAAGATGGGACAGAAGACAACGCACTTCAAGCATCAATAGACTATGTTTGTGGAAAATTAGATTGCAACCCAATTCTTGACAAGGGTGCTTGTTATCAACCAAACACCATCAAAAGCCACTGTGATTGGGCTGTTAACAGCTACTTCCAGAATGTAGCTCAAGCCCCTGGAAGCTGCGACTTCTCTGGAACTGCCACTACCAGTCAAAACCCATCTCCAT ATTTGGTTACCGGATGTGTCTATCCTTCAAGCGCTAG CTCTGCAGGGTCGCCTCCTTCAACTACACCACCAACGGGAACAACTCCAACAACAAACGGAACCGGAGGCTTTACTCCATTTCCGGGAACTCCTCCTGCCTTTGGTCCAACCGGAACCGGAGGCTTTACCCCAAGCAAAGCTGCTTCAAGTTTGGTAATTTCCTCTGTTTTCACGCTCTGTTTCTCATCACTAGCGTTTCTGATGTAA
- the LOC103843023 gene encoding PLASMODESMATA CALLOSE-BINDING PROTEIN 1-like isoform X3: MRMFLGVLLLLALTTSSSAIYCLCKDGIGDNGLQTSIDYACGTLADCNPIHDKGACYQPNTIKNHCDWAVNSYFQKAAQVPGSCNFSGTATTSQTPPSNLVTGCIYPSSASSAGSPPSTTPPTGTTPTTNGTGGFTPFPGTPPAFGPTGTGGFTPSKAASSLVISSVFTLCFSSLAF, encoded by the exons ATGAGAATGTTTCTAGGTGTCTTGCTTCTCTTGGCCTTGACCACATCTTCAA gTGCTATTTACTGTCTCTGCAAAGATGGGATAGGTGACAACGGGCTTCAAACATCGATAGACTATGCTTGTGGAACCTTAGCAGATTGTAACCCAATCCATGACAAGGGTGCTTGTTATCAACCAAACACCATCAAAAACCATTGTGATTGGGCTGTTAACAGCTACTTCCAGAAAGCAGCTCAGGTCCCTGGAAGCTGTAATTTCTCTGGAACTGCCACTACCAGTCAAACCCCACCTTCAA ATTTGGTTACTGGATGTATATATCCTTCAAGCGCTAG CTCTGCAGGGTCGCCTCCTTCAACTACACCACCAACGGGAACAACTCCAACAACAAACGGAACCGGAGGCTTTACTCCATTTCCGGGAACTCCTCCTGCCTTTGGTCCAACCGGAACCGGAGGCTTTACCCCAAGCAAAGCTGCTTCAAGTTTGGTAATTTCCTCTGTTTTCACGCTCTGTTTCTCATCACTAGCGTTT TGA
- the LOC103843023 gene encoding PLASMODESMATA CALLOSE-BINDING PROTEIN 1-like isoform X1 codes for MRMFLGVLLLLALTTSSSAIYCLCKDGIGDNGLQTSIDYACGTLADCNPIHDKGACYQPNTIKNHCDWAVNSYFQKAAQVPGSCNFSGTATTSQTPPSNLVTGCIYPSSASSAGSPPSTTPPTGTTPTTNGTGGFTPFPGTPPAFGPTGTGGFTPSKAASSLVISSVFTLCFSSLAFLM; via the exons ATGAGAATGTTTCTAGGTGTCTTGCTTCTCTTGGCCTTGACCACATCTTCAA gTGCTATTTACTGTCTCTGCAAAGATGGGATAGGTGACAACGGGCTTCAAACATCGATAGACTATGCTTGTGGAACCTTAGCAGATTGTAACCCAATCCATGACAAGGGTGCTTGTTATCAACCAAACACCATCAAAAACCATTGTGATTGGGCTGTTAACAGCTACTTCCAGAAAGCAGCTCAGGTCCCTGGAAGCTGTAATTTCTCTGGAACTGCCACTACCAGTCAAACCCCACCTTCAA ATTTGGTTACTGGATGTATATATCCTTCAAGCGCTAG CTCTGCAGGGTCGCCTCCTTCAACTACACCACCAACGGGAACAACTCCAACAACAAACGGAACCGGAGGCTTTACTCCATTTCCGGGAACTCCTCCTGCCTTTGGTCCAACCGGAACCGGAGGCTTTACCCCAAGCAAAGCTGCTTCAAGTTTGGTAATTTCCTCTGTTTTCACGCTCTGTTTCTCATCACTAGCGTTTCTGATGTAA
- the LOC103843020 gene encoding protein KTI12 homolog, with translation MALVVICGQPCSGKSTAAVTLSEALKESETKQNVRIIDEDSFHLDRNQNYANMPAEKMLRGKLRSDVDRSVSRGDIVIVDSLNSIKGYRYELWCIARAAGIRYCVLFCDVDEDRCREWNKEREGRGEASYDDGIFEDLVRRFEKPERRNRWDSPLFELFLSRDGIEKSSPVVLEAVTYLTKTVDSKTQDVRILQPSIATQSARFSEANSLYELDRATQEVINAIVEQQALGGAISRVTLGNDLPPIEICRPIGLPELGRLRRTFVKLMGQSSLSGPPLPTDANSGKRRFVDYLNREFGGSNA, from the coding sequence ATGGCGCTAGTTGTGATTTGTGGGCAACCTTGTAGTGGCAAATCAACAGCTGCAGTAACCTTATCCGAAGCACTGAAAGAATCTGAAACGAAGCAGAACGTTAGAATCATCGACGAGGATTCGTTTCATCTAGACCGCAACCAGAACTATGCCAACATGCCTGCAGAGAAGATGCTTAGAGGAAAGCTTAGGTCGGATGTTGatagatctgtttcgagaggaGACATTGTTATTGTAGATTCTTTGAACAGCATTAAAGGTTACAGATACGAGCTGTGGTGTATTGCGCGTGCCGCTGGGATTAGGTACTGTGTTCTCTTCTGTGATGTGGATGAAGATCGTTGCAGGGAGTGGAATAAGGAACGTGAGGGTAGAGGTGAGGCTTCGTATGACGATGGTATATTCGAGGATCTGGTGAGAAGGTTTGAGAAACCTGAGAGGAGGAACCGATGGGATTCGCCTCTCTTTGAGCTGTTCCTTTCTAGAGATGGAATAGAGAAATCATCTCCTGTGGTTTTAGAGGCTGTGACTTATCTGACCAAGACTGTTGATTCCAAAACTCAAGACGTGAGGATCCTCCAACCGAGTATTGCTACACAGTCCGCTAGATTCTCTGAAGCGAATTCTCTCTACGAGTTGGACAGAGCGACACAAGAAGTTATTAATGCGATCGTGGAACAACAAGCGCTTGGTGGGGCTATAAGCAGGGTTACTCTGGGTAATGATCTTCCTCCGATTGAAATCTGCAGACCGATTGGATTACCGGAGCTAGGGAGGCTTAGAAGAACGTTTGTTAAGTTGATGGGTCAGTCGAGTCTGAGCGGGCCGCCGTTACCAACTGACGCAAACAGTGGAAAGAGACGGTTTGTGGATTACTTGAACAGAGAGTTTGGAGGTAGTAACGCTTGA